One segment of Panicum virgatum strain AP13 chromosome 3K, P.virgatum_v5, whole genome shotgun sequence DNA contains the following:
- the LOC120697913 gene encoding uncharacterized protein LOC120697913, with product MAAVARWALLLLLGLALLAPAALAADNKEKDKGKEKEKEKEKEKDKDKDKYPPPPYHTPPPPPQVPSPPPPIASYPPPPIVSSPPPPVVVSSPPPPLPPSPVPVPPSPSSNVVSCENTAAYPTCTAPATCPKRCKQSCHMDCETCKPVCDCNLPGAVCEDPRFIGGDGNTFYFHGRRGRDFCLLSDADLHINAHFIGSHVPGAGRDPTWVQAIAVQFSGHRLYVGARRTAAWDDEADRLAIVFDGAPVEVQGVANARWEAPSSPLSVTRTKAANGVVVELAGVFKITANAVPITVEDSRAHNYGLRGGDCLAHLDLAFRFYSLTDDVHGVLGQTYRSSYVNRLDVSARMPVMGGERDFAASGLFATDCPVARFARGRSVDALVVAADELTGVECSTGLGGVGVVCKK from the exons atggcggcggtggcgagatgGGCTCTCCTGCTCCTCCTTGGCCTCGCGCTCCTTGCCCCGGCCGCGCTGGCTGCCGATAACAAGGAAAAAGACAAGggcaaggagaaggagaaggagaaggagaaagagaaggACAAGGACAAGGACAAGTATCCGCCCCCGCCGTACCataccccgccaccgccgccacaagTGCCATCTCCCCCGCCACCGATCGCTTCATACCCGCCTCCACCTATCGTCTCGTCGCCGCCTCCACCCGTCGTCGTCTCGTCcccaccgccaccgctgccTCCGTCACCCGTGCCAGTGCCGCCTTCGCCGAGCAGCAACGTGGTCTCCTGCGAGAACACCGCGGCGTACCCCACCTGCACAGCTCCGGCGACCTGCCCCAAGAGGTGCAAGCAGTCGTGCCACATGGACTGCGAGACCTGCAAACCCGTCTGCG ATTGCAACCTGCCAGGGGCGGTGTGCGAGGACCCGCGCTtcatcggcggcgacggcaacaCGTTCTACTTCCACGGGCGCAGGGGCCGGGACTTCTGCCTGCTCTCCGACGCCGACCTCCACATCAACGCCCACTTCATCGGCAGCCACGTCCCGGGCGCCGGGAGGGACCCGACCTGGGTACAGGCCATCGCCGTCCAGTTCTCGGGCCACCGCCTCTACGTCGGGGCGCGCAGGACCGCCGCCTGGGACGACGAGGCCGACCGCCTCGCCATCGTCTTCGACGGAGCGCCCGTCGAGGTCCAGGGCGTCGCGAACGCCAGGTGGgaggcgccgtcgtcgcccctgTCTGTGACGCGAACCAAGGCCGCCAACGGGGTcgtggtggagctcgccggggtgtTCAAGATCACGGCCAACGCCGTGCCCATCACCGTGGAGGACTCGAGGGCCCACAACTacgggctccgcggcggcgactgCCTCGCGCACCTGGACCTGGCGTTCAGGTTCTACTCGCTCACCGACGACGTGCACGGCGTGCTGGGGCAGACCTACCGGAGCAGCTACGTGAACCGGCTCGACGTGTCCGCGAGGATGCCCGTCATGGGAGGCGAGAGGGACTTCGCCGCGTCCGGCCTGTTCGCCACAGACTGCCCCGTCGCCCGGTTCGCGCGCGGCCGCAGTGTCGACGCGCTCGTCGTTGCCGCGGACGAGCTCACCGGCGTCGAGTGCTCCACCGGCCTCGGCGGCGTTGGAGTGGTGTGCAAGAAGTAA
- the LOC120697914 gene encoding sulfhydryl oxidase 1-like isoform X1, translated as MAATAAAAARLLIVLAAFLGAAPRGADALRSLGVGGAGAAHGDAAVDLDASNFTAFLHAAPESFAVVEFFAHWCPACRNYKPHYEKVAKLFNGPDAAHPGIIVMAQVDCASKVNVDLCNKFSVDHYPFLVWGPPAKFDSPQWKPKQENSELELIDDGRTAERLLKWINKKMGSSFSLDDKKYENESALPKNASDPEQIVRGIYDVEEATAHAWQIILEHKMIKPETRDSLIRFLQILVSHHPSKRCRRGSADLLINFDDHWHTNISLNSQESSTLLTSVAGDNICGKGVPRGYWMFCRGSKKETRGFSCGLWVLLHSLTVRIGDGESQSTFTSICDFIHNFFICEECRKHFYEMCSSVSVPFKSARDLTLWLWRAHNKVNERLMKEEKDLDTADPSFPKVIWPPKQLCPSCYRSSSRTADGAMQVEWDEDEVFHFLVDYYGKKLVSSYRETSMNSHLLVTKHVGSISDDSSASSAATVPIGAALGVAVASCTFGALACFWRTQQKNRKYYHLRSLKKI; from the exons ATggccgccacggcggcggcggcggcgcgcctcctcatcgtcctcgccgccttcctcggcgcggcgccgcgcgggGCGGACGCGCTCAGGTCGCTAGGCGtcgggggcgcgggcgcggcccaCGGCGACGCGGCCGTGGACCTCGACGCCTCCAACTTCACCGCCTTCCTCCACGCCGCGCCGGAGTCGTTCGCGGTCGTCGAGTTCTTCGCCCACTG GTGTCCAGCCTGCAGAAACTACAAG CCTCACTATGAGAAGGTTGCAAAACTTTTCAATGGTCCAGATGCTGCACATCCAGGGATTATTGTGATGGCACAGGTTGATTGTGCATCAAAG GTGAACGTGGATCTTTGCAATAAATTCTCTGTTGATCATTATCCTTTCCTAGTGTGGGGTCCACCAGCAAAATTTGATTCCCCTCAGTGGAAACCGAAGCAAGAGAATAGTGAGTTAGAATTAATTGATGATGGACGAACAGCAGAGCGTTTACTTAAATGGATAAATAAGAAGATGGGAAG CTCTTTCAGTTTAGATGACAAAAAGTATGAGAATGAAAGTGCGCTCCCAAAAAATGCTTCAGATCCTGAACAG ATTGTCCGAGGAATTTATGATGTTGAGGAAGCAACAGCTCATGCGTGGCAGATAATTTTGGAGCATAAG ATGATCAAACCGGAGACACGTGACTCACTCATCAGGTTTTTACAAATTTTGGTCTCTCATCATCCATCCAAGAG GTGTCGAAGAGGATCTGCTGACCTACTTATTAACTTTGATGATCACTGGCATACAAACATCTCATTAAATTCACAAGAGAGTTCGACATTGTTAACAAGTGTTGCAGGAGACAACATCTGTGGAAAGGGGGTGCCACGTGGATATTGG ATGTTCTGCCGTGGAAGTAAAAAGGAAACAAGAGGATTTAG CTGCGGTCTATGGGTTTTGCTGCATTCACTAACTGTTCGAATCGGAGATGGAGAGAGCCAATCAACATTTACATCAATTTGTGATTTCATCCACAATTTCTTCATCTGTGAGGAATGCCGCAAGCACTTCTACGAAATGTGTTCAAG TGTATCAGTCCCCTTCAAATCTGCCCGTGACCTCACCCTCTGGCTATGGAGAGCACATAACAAAGTTAACGAGAGGTTGATGAAAGAAGAAAAGGATTTAGACACGGCTGATCCTTCCTTTCCTAAGGTTATCTGGCCTCCAAAGCAGCTCTGCCCATCATGCTACCGTTCTTCAAGTAGGACTGCTGATGGAGCCATGCAGGTTGAGTGGGACGAGGATGAAGTATTCCATTTCTTGGTTGACTACTATGGGAAGAAGCTTGTATCATCCTACAGGGAGACCTCCATGAATTCTCATCTTCTAGTGACGAAGCACGTAGGCTCAATTTCTGACGATTCTTCTGCATCCAGTGCCGCAACAGTCCCAATCGGAGCCGCCCTGGGTGTTGCTGTTGCTAGCTGTACATTTGGGGCACTAGCTTGCTTCTGGAGGACCCAGCAGAAGAACAGAAAGTACTACCATTTACGTTCTTTAAAGAAAATTTGA
- the LOC120697914 gene encoding sulfhydryl oxidase 1-like isoform X2 produces the protein MAATAAAAARLLIVLAAFLGAAPRGADALRSLGVGGAGAAHGDAAVDLDASNFTAFLHAAPESFAVVEFFAHWCPACRNYKPHYEKVAKLFNGPDAAHPGIIVMAQVDCASKVNVDLCNKFSVDHYPFLVWGPPAKFDSPQWKPKQENSELELIDDGRTAERLLKWINKKMGSSFSLDDKKYENESALPKNASDPEQIVRGIYDVEEATAHAWQIILEHKMIKPETRDSLIRFLQILVSHHPSKRCRRGSADLLINFDDHWHTNISLNSQESSTLLTSVAGDNICGKGVPRGYWMFCRGSKKETRGFSCGLWVLLHSLTVRIGDGESQSTFTSICDFIHNFFICEECRKHFYEMCSSVSVPFKSARDLTLWLWRAHNKVNERLMKEEKDLDTADPSFPKVIWPPKQLCPSCYRSSSRTADGAMQVEWDEDEVFHFLVDYYGKKLVSSYRETSMNSHLLVTKHVGSISDDSSASSAATVPIGAALGVAVASCTFGALACFWRTQQKNRKQRKNWN, from the exons ATggccgccacggcggcggcggcggcgcgcctcctcatcgtcctcgccgccttcctcggcgcggcgccgcgcgggGCGGACGCGCTCAGGTCGCTAGGCGtcgggggcgcgggcgcggcccaCGGCGACGCGGCCGTGGACCTCGACGCCTCCAACTTCACCGCCTTCCTCCACGCCGCGCCGGAGTCGTTCGCGGTCGTCGAGTTCTTCGCCCACTG GTGTCCAGCCTGCAGAAACTACAAG CCTCACTATGAGAAGGTTGCAAAACTTTTCAATGGTCCAGATGCTGCACATCCAGGGATTATTGTGATGGCACAGGTTGATTGTGCATCAAAG GTGAACGTGGATCTTTGCAATAAATTCTCTGTTGATCATTATCCTTTCCTAGTGTGGGGTCCACCAGCAAAATTTGATTCCCCTCAGTGGAAACCGAAGCAAGAGAATAGTGAGTTAGAATTAATTGATGATGGACGAACAGCAGAGCGTTTACTTAAATGGATAAATAAGAAGATGGGAAG CTCTTTCAGTTTAGATGACAAAAAGTATGAGAATGAAAGTGCGCTCCCAAAAAATGCTTCAGATCCTGAACAG ATTGTCCGAGGAATTTATGATGTTGAGGAAGCAACAGCTCATGCGTGGCAGATAATTTTGGAGCATAAG ATGATCAAACCGGAGACACGTGACTCACTCATCAGGTTTTTACAAATTTTGGTCTCTCATCATCCATCCAAGAG GTGTCGAAGAGGATCTGCTGACCTACTTATTAACTTTGATGATCACTGGCATACAAACATCTCATTAAATTCACAAGAGAGTTCGACATTGTTAACAAGTGTTGCAGGAGACAACATCTGTGGAAAGGGGGTGCCACGTGGATATTGG ATGTTCTGCCGTGGAAGTAAAAAGGAAACAAGAGGATTTAG CTGCGGTCTATGGGTTTTGCTGCATTCACTAACTGTTCGAATCGGAGATGGAGAGAGCCAATCAACATTTACATCAATTTGTGATTTCATCCACAATTTCTTCATCTGTGAGGAATGCCGCAAGCACTTCTACGAAATGTGTTCAAG TGTATCAGTCCCCTTCAAATCTGCCCGTGACCTCACCCTCTGGCTATGGAGAGCACATAACAAAGTTAACGAGAGGTTGATGAAAGAAGAAAAGGATTTAGACACGGCTGATCCTTCCTTTCCTAAGGTTATCTGGCCTCCAAAGCAGCTCTGCCCATCATGCTACCGTTCTTCAAGTAGGACTGCTGATGGAGCCATGCAGGTTGAGTGGGACGAGGATGAAGTATTCCATTTCTTGGTTGACTACTATGGGAAGAAGCTTGTATCATCCTACAGGGAGACCTCCATGAATTCTCATCTTCTAGTGACGAAGCACGTAGGCTCAATTTCTGACGATTCTTCTGCATCCAGTGCCGCAACAGTCCCAATCGGAGCCGCCCTGGGTGTTGCTGTTGCTAGCTGTACATTTGGGGCACTAGCTTGCTTCTGGAGGACCCAGCAGAAGAACAGAAA GCAAAGAAAGAACTGGAACTGA
- the LOC120697915 gene encoding uncharacterized protein LOC120697915, producing the protein MADHFEVMAGRLLTESTLQSAIDEASDAPSSTVTPCDPAVEEGRATSGVLVECRICQEDDDEACMEAPCSCKGSLKYAHRKCIQRWCDEKGDTICEICLQQFTPNYTTSSKLFQHGRNTIFFSAPGYIQARPYADQTSATSTSYEYDRQASTPTGVICCRIIAITLMVLLVLHDALSVLLGDQGAYTVAMLTLLMLRTAGVVIPVYIIMVAVAELLQRRSRRQGAHEQNLEPAGAESAQPQQHVISIQ; encoded by the exons ATGGCGGACCATTTCGAGGTAATGGCGGGCCGATTGCTCACGGAGTCGACGCTTCAGTCTGCCATTGATGAGGCCTCCGATGCGCCTTCTTCCACAGTGACTCCGTGTGATCCCGCTGTTGAAGAGGGCAGGGCAACGAGTGGCGTCTTGGTAGAATGCAGAATCTGCCAagaggatgatgatgaggcCTGCATGGAGGCCCCTTGCTCCTGCAAGGGCAGCTTGAAG TACGCTCATCGCAAATGCATTCAGAGGTGGTGCGATGAGAAGGGAGACACCATATGTGAGATCTGCCTTCAG CAATTTACACCGAATTACACTACCTCTTCAAAGCTATTTCAACATGGAAGAAACACGATTTTCTTCAG CGCCCCAGGTTACATCCAAGCACGGCCGTACGCTGACCAAACATCTGCCACATCAACAAGCTACGAGTATGACCGCCAGGCTTCAACTCCTACCGGCGTAATCTGCTGTCGCATAATCGCTATAACC TTGATGGTTCTCTTGGTCCTCCACGACGCCCTCTCGGTTCTCCTCGGCGACCAAGGCGCTTATACCGTCGCCATGCTCACT CTGCTGATGCTCAGAACAGCGGGAGTCGTCATACCGGTGTACATCATAATGGTAGCGGTTGCCGAGCTGCTTCAACGACGCAGCCGGCGGCAG ggtgcgcacgagcaGAATTTAGAACCTGCGGGAGCGGAGAGCGCGCAGCCACAGCAGCATGTCATCAGCATCCAGTAG
- the LOC120697916 gene encoding guanine nucleotide-binding protein subunit beta-like protein A, which produces MAGAQESLSLVGTMRGHNGEVTAIATPIDNSPFIVSSSRDKSVLVWDLTNPVHSTPDSGAAADYGVPFRRLTGHSHFVQDVVLSSDGQFALSGSWDGELRLWDLSTGVTTRRFVGHEKDVISVAFSVDNRQIVSASRDKTIKLWNTLGECKYTIGGDHGGGEGHNGWVSCVKFSPNTFQPTIVSGSWDRTVKVWNLTNCKLRCTLAGHGGYVNAVAVSPDGSLCASGGKDGFTLLWDLSEGKRLYSLDAGSIIHSLCFSPNRYWLCAATQDSVKIWDLESKHVVQDLKPDIQISKNQILYCTSLSWSADGSTLYTGYTDGSIRVWKISGFGYAG; this is translated from the exons ATGGCCGGCGCGCAGGAATCGCTCTCCCTGGTGGGCACGATGCGCGGCCACAACGGGGAGGTGACGGCGATCGCGACCCCGATCGACAACTCGCCGTTCATCGTCTCGTCCTCCCGCGACAAATCCGTGCTGGTGTGGGACCTGACCAACCCGGTCCACTCCACCCCggactccggcgccgccgctgactACGGCGTCCCCTTCCGCCGCCTCACCGGCCACTCCCACTTCGTCCAGGACGTCGTCCTCAGCTCCGACGGCCAGTTCGCGCTGTCCGGCTCCTGGGACGGCGAGCTCCGCCTCTGGGATCTCTCCACCGGTGTCACCACCCGCCGCTTCGTCGGCCACGAGAAGGACGTCATCTCCGTCGCCTTCTCCGTTGACAACCGCCAGATCGTCTCCGCTTCCCGCGACAAGACCATCAAGCTCTGGAACACCCTCGGTGAGTGCAAGTACACCATTGGCGgtgaccacggcggcggcgagggacacAACGGGTGGGTCTCCTGCGTCAAGTTCTCCCCCAACACCTTCCAGCCCACTATTGTCTCCGGTTCCTGGGACCGCACTGTCAAGGTCTGGAACCTTACCAACTGCAAGCTGCGCTGCACGCTCGCCGGCCACGGCGGCTATGTCAACGCCGTCGCCGTGAGCCCCGACGGTTCGCTGTGCGCCTCCGGCGGGAAGGACGGCTTTACTCTGCTGTGGGATTTGTCTGAGGGGAAGAGGCTGTACTCGCTGGACGCGGGTTCCATCATCCACTCGCTCTGCTTCTCGCCCAACCGCTACTGGCTGTGTGCTGCGACGCAGGACTCCGTCAAGATCTGGGACCTTGAGTCGAAGCACGTCGTGCAGGACCTCAAGCCTGACATCCAGATCTCCAAGAACCAG ATCCTGTACTGCACAAGCTTGAGCTGGAGTGCGGATGGAAGCACCCTCTACACTGGCTACACGGATGGATCTATCAGGGTCTGGAAGATCTCTGGATTCGGCTACGCAGGCTAG
- the LOC120697917 gene encoding beta-1,3-galactosyltransferase pvg3-like has translation MSSSSSLFKQLGLAGTGSPLSGRHLLLILLGAGFLAFTVFVVHPNEFRIQSFFAGSCGRPRAEAAGVPHAAATEVAQAPDDDVRVLIGIQTLPAKYERRHLLRTVYSLQVREHPSLAGRVDVRFVFCNVTSPDDAVFVALEIMRYGDIIVLDCAENMDNGKTYTFFSTVARAFNATTTGAAAGRPRYDYVMKADDDTYLRLPALAASLRGAAREDAYYGLQMPCDRENFYPFPPFMSGMGYALSWDLVAWVAASDLARREQDGPEDMWTGRWFNVAGRARNRYDQAPRMYNYKGASPDSCFRHGFVPDTIAVHMLKDAARWAETLAYFNATAGLPRAGQLYHLPPPAPAGRP, from the coding sequence AtgtcgtcgtcttcctccttgTTCAAGCAGCTGGGCCTTGCGGGGACCGGCTCCCCCCTCtccggccgccacctcctcctcatcctcctcggcGCAGGCTTCCTCGCGTTCACCGTCTTCGTCGTCCACCCCAACGAGTTCCGAATCCAATCCTTCTTCGCAGGAAGCTGCGGTCGCCCCCGCGCGGAAGCCGCCGGCGTGCCCCATGCCGCGGCCACAGAGGTCGCCCAGGCGCCGGACGACGACGTGCGCGTGCTCATCGGCATCCAGACGCTGCCGGCCAAGTACGAGCGGCGGCACCTGCTGCGGACGGTGTACTCGCTCCAGGTCCGAGAGCACCCGTccctcgccggccgcgtcgACGTCCGCTTCGTCTTCTGCAACGTGACGTCCCCGGACGACGCCGTGTTCGTGGCGCTGGAGATCATGCGCTACGGCGACATCATCGTGCTGGACTGCGCGGAGAACATGGACAACGGCAAGACCTACACCTTCTTCTCCACCGTGGCCCGCGCCTTCaacgccaccaccaccggcgccgccgccggccgcccgagGTACGACTACGTGATGAAGGCCGACGACGACACGTACCTGCGGCTGCCGGCGCTGGCGGCGTccctgcgcggcgcggcgagggaggacgcCTACTACGGTCTGCAGATGCCGTGCGACCGCGAGAACTTCTACCCGTTCCCGCCCTTCATGTCCGGGATGGGGTACGCGCTGTCGTGGGACCTGGTGGCGTGGGTGGCGGCGTCGGACCTGGCCCGGCGCGAGCAGGACGGGCCCGAGGACATGTGGACGGGGCGGTGGTTCAACGTCGCCGGCCGGGCCAGGAACCGGTACGACCAGGCGCCGCGGATGTACAACTACAAGGGCGCCTCGCCGGACAGCTGCTTCCGCCACGGCTTCGTCCCGGACACCATCGCCGTGCACATGCTCAAGGACGCCGCGCGCTGGGCCGAGACGCTCGCCTACTTCAACGCCACGGCGGGgctcccgcgcgccggccaGCTCTaccacctgccgccgccggcgccggcgggcaggCCATGA
- the LOC120697918 gene encoding uncharacterized protein LOC120697918, which translates to MSDFIGSRYDKQEDFQLLMSKKDPGESPKHKHYLWMAHWTKASSSAQPQNNNSSNPLEDINKASTTKDSETLPYEFMKSTVSERLMVGVSRGNASVQHAQQFNSSMWGVAHHVCNELGAKDNEQVDESFEKSMKQKAVNLCARAVVSETYSVHKLSELPMNLQKLGSSEDPSLDWSHFPMFAINQKIGNILNPKRRSALGSASLNLNMSTSHVMALSSQEYRMNSHQTADENMEMSEPAGGFASHIEDPGGLNSDPSGQKLKRKLLDTISCSCSKDDNSSDRPIDEQHTSHYFAKAKHELPCASNEKKFTFAGNNNDRTVASAFDNLKTRKSAVHKQQNDAKAAFCAPVLGREFQNEPITISNNSKKDVENLNETYRSHGKAVSSSLLPFEQQHLKIQRTESAADLEGYLLSDQIANKLPEKSKSNGELLTHGPKSKEMHTGSCNRRGPCLFEKLTIPSKSQSGYPKNSASSGKSSGFGVCMYGTNIGSQLFGAQNQSSAKTETLYSDTLIPSKSSAGIASLSAQKDYGCPDEAKSVQLVTPSQRGDSRYSKDDGFHNVNENHDVSSKATIASKQSCMPKTRITNLDLILSQMSRMRNQISSGIVQPPIGAEPSDRWLKRLQLDISDPDIPGSKRPKIGDSPPLGQTNFLFGMALPCNKIDSGMIGRAKEDQGLDEGNNELQDKQGRSPVPAKSMTSWIGRWCQGGTAVFHEDPCQGRQATKHGQPSEELEGQFPSIAAMAMMGRVMNKLRPCEHQKKGPTVVWKTD; encoded by the exons ATGTCGGACTTCATCGGGAGTAGATATGATAAGCAAGAAGATTTTCAACTTCTGATGAGCAAGAAAGATCCTGGAGAATCTCCGAAACACAAGCATTACCTATGGATGGCACACTGGACCAAAGCAAGCAGCAGTGCACAACCCCAAAATAACAATAGCAGCAACCCTTTGGAGGATATCAACAAGGCCAGTACTACAAAAGACAGTGAGACTTTGCCTTATGAATTCATGAAATCAACAGTATCTGAAAGGCTCATGGTAGGAGTAAGCCGTGGAAATGCCTCTGTGCAGCATGCCCAACAATTCAATTCTAGTATGTGGGGTGTGGCACATCATGTTTGCAATGAATTGGGGGCGAAGGATAATGAGCAGGTTGATGAGTCTTTTGAAAAATCTATGAAGCAGAAAGCTGTGAACTTGTGTGCTAGGGCAGTTGTCTCAGAAACATATTCTGTTCACAAGCTTTCAGAATTACCGATGAATCTTCAGAAACTTGGGAGCTCAGAGGATCCAAGTTTAGATTGGAGCCACTTTCCTATGTTCGCAATTAATCAAAAGATTGGCAACATACTCAACCCAAAACGAAGGTCTGCGCTTGGTTCTGCATCACTGAATCTAAATATGTCTACATCTCATGTTATGGCTCTATCATCACAGGAATATAGGATGAACTCACATCAAACTGCTGATGAGAATATGGAAATGTCGGAACCTGCAGGAGGCTTTGCATCTCACATAGAAGATCCTGGTGGCCTCAACTCAGATCCTTCAGGACAAAAGTTAAAAAGGAAATTATTGGATAcaatatcatgttcttgcagcAAGGATGACAACTCATCAGATCGTCCAATAGATGAGCAGCATACAAGCCACTATTTTGCAAAAGCAAAGCATGAGCTACCCTGCGCATCTAATGAAAAGAAGTTCACATTTGCAGGAAACAACAATGATCGCACTGTTGCAAGTGCGTTCGACAATCTGAAGACAAGAAAATCTGCTGTCCATAAACAACAAAATGATGCAAAGGCCGCATTCTGCGCTCCAGTACTTGGTAGAGAGTTTCAGAATGAACCAATAACTATTTCTAACAACAGCAAGAAGGATGTTGAAAATTTAAATGAGACATATAGATCTCATGGCAAGGCTGTTTCAAGTTCTTTGCTACCTTTTGAGCAGCAGCATCTGAAAATACAGAGAACAGAATCTGCAGCAGATTTGGAAGGCTACTTGTTATCTGATCAAATCGCAAACAAGTTGCCAGAAAAGAGTAAGAGTAATGGTGAGCTGCTGACTCATGGACCAAAGTCAAAGGAAATGCATACAGGTTCCTGTAACCGACGAGGACCCTGTTTATTTGAAAAGTTAACAATTCCTTCCAAGTCACAAAGTGGGTATCCTAAAAATTCTGCATCTTCAGGAAAATCTAGTGGCTTTGGAGTTTGTATGTATGGCACCAATATTGGCAGTCAGCTATTTGGAGCACAGAATCAATCTTCAGCTAAGACTGAAACATTGTACAGCGATACTCTTATTCCGTCCAAATCCTCAGCAG GCATTGCTTCTTTGTCGGCACAAAAG GACTACGGTTGCCCAGATGAAGCAAAAAGTGTGCAGCTGGTGACTCCTTCCCAAAGAGGAGATTCACGATACAGTAAAGATGACGGGTTCCACAATGTGAATGAGAATCATGATGTTTCGTCAAAAGCTACTATTGCCAGTAAGCAATCATGCATGCCCAAAACAAGAATCACAAACCTAGATCTCATCCTATCCCAAATGAGCAGAATGAGAAATCAAATTTCTAGTGGTATAGTTCAACCACCAATTGGTGCCGAGCCAAGTGATAGATGGCTCAAGCGGCTACAGCTTGATATATCAGATCCTGACATCCCTGGTTCCAAGAGGCCAAAAATTGGAGACAGTCCTCCACTCGGGCAAACAAATTTTTTGTTTGGCATGGCTCTTCCTTGCAACAAGATTGATTCCGGAATGATTGGTCGTGCCAAGGAGGACCAGGGCTTAGATGAAGGGAATAACGAACTCCAAGACAAGCAAGGAAGATCCCCAGTTCCAGCAAAGAGTATGACTAGCTGGATAGGAAGATGGTGCCAGGGCGGCACTGCTGTTTTTCATGAAGACCCATGTCAGGGAAGACAAGCAACAAAACATGGCCAGCCATCTGAAGAACTTGAAGGACAGTTCCCAAGCATCGCCGCTATGGCAATGATGGGGCGAGTCATGAACAAGCTCCGCCCGTGCGAGCATCAGAAGAAGGGGCCAACTGTGGTTTGGAAGACAGATTGA